The Trichoderma asperellum chromosome 6, complete sequence region CGGGTTGAAGTTGATGAGAATGCTGCAGCGCACGGCGTCTCAAGCAGCACTGAGTTTGCTTCTGTCTATGAGAGTATCCTGTCTAATCCTGAGATCCGTGGCTCGCGTGTGCGTGTTGCCAGTCCTGCAGACTTTAAAGACTTGAAGTGGGCCAAGAAATTCTAGGAagctttatcttcttctttctgccttACAACTCCATAGCATGCCGTGTTGTACGAATAGCTAATATGAGCCTTAAAGGACTGTTAAAAGGAGATAGATAGAATAAGGATGGGAATAACCATTGCGAGTAATGTGATAACAGCCGAAATCAAAAGTGCTCATAGCAAAATCGTTGAGATAGCGCTACTTAGCCTTCTCGATCACACAACTAGAAAGATGAACTAATTAGTACACTATAATATATCCTtcgcgatgatgatgcaacCTTGCTTATACGTCTGCTATATTAGGCCCTTTCCAGTAAAAAATCGCCCATTCCCCCACATACATCTACAGATTCGTAATTGAGACCAAAGCCTCGAACTTCAGGAATAATACGATAGTAAAAGTTCGCATTATAACCGTCTTGGGCAAAACCAATGAAATCAGTCATGTCATATGCCTTGCTTGCGGCTGCCCAAGCAGCGGCAATAAAGCCTGACATTTCCTGCTGCTTGGAGTACGAGAGCCTGGATTTGGACCTTGTAGTCTCAAGATAGCACGTTAGTATAAGCCAGCTGTGACTAAAAGTCTATGTACCTACATAGGATATTTTAAAGCCTGATCCTGGAGGCACACGCTTGCCTCGTTTGCCAGTAGAGCTCTCATCAATAGGTAAGTGCAACAGCGTGTTGCCATCAGCAAAgtggttgatgatgatgtcttgCTTGGTATTAGGGCTATGAGTACCCGCAACACCAGCGAGGAGAACGCGGCTCACTAAGGCTGGGTCGCCGTCGCGCCGTTGAAGGATTTCCTCTTCGTTATCGAATGCCAGACTCGAGATGGCGTCATATTTCAAGTTATTGGCGCTGCTTCCAAGCACGCTGGTCCACCAGTCCACGTATTCACCGTGTATATCGCCATAGTCTCGCCTCCGAGCGCCAGGGAGGATCTCATCTTGAGCACCGGAGTAGTGAGCAGCAGCTAAATAGATGAGATTGAAAGACATTTGAATGATATATGCCAGTGCCAGACAGTTACTGCCGTTGACATATTCGCAGATAGTATGAGTGAGGGTCGTTGACATGGTAACAAAAGCTATGCTACGTATTGGGTCAGGAGATACGAAGATCTTAGTTTGAAAGTCTCAACTTACGTATTGTTGCTTGTTCCAATGGTTCGGATGACATGATTGATAGCTTGGCAGGTGATACGCTTCTGTAGCTCGCGCGGATCCAAAATCGCGACTGCATCGTACTGAGGATTGGCGCTATAGCTCATCAGGTCCATCCCAGCATGGATAATAGGTGTCGCCACTACAACCTGGTTGACCAAAGCGCCACGATAGCGTAAAGATACCTCATATTGATGTGTGTTATCCGGTGTTAGAGAATAATAACATGGCCTAAGGGGAAATGGGCGAGAGATATGAGGTGGATACAAGACAGCGATCTGGATATCTCTACTTGAGCGATATGGGACTTGTAGGTTGGGCTATTTTATGCTCTTTATATCCTGCATGTCATCTAATTTTTGGCCTCTCGGTGCTGGTTCTATCATGAATGCACCGGCCTCGGCATTTTCTCTGTTACGGCGATACCATGTATAATTTATTTGCTCTATGTTAGATCAAATGTAGATTGCCACCCGCTGCTGCCAAGAAACATGGAGTCAGCTTTGCTCTCCGTTGGCAAACAGGCCAATATCACAACAAAGCCTAGGGCGAAGGCGTCTATCGGTTCTCAGATGTAATGATATTATATCGTTTTAATGTTACAAACATATATGTATGCAGTCTACTCTGCACAGTTACTTCGCTTTCTAGATTTAGGCCAGTCCTGGACCAAGCAAAGCTTAGCTATGTTTCCTGCTACCACATATCTGGTGATGAGCATTTCTGGTGGTGAGGACAGGCGGGAATCAGAGTTTCAACGCGGAGAATACTTTTACTTAGGCGCATACTTAGTATACTGCAGATTCGTGCAAGTATTAAAATTCTCAAGTCCAGACGCCAGGCCTCGCTGCTAGGCAAGTATTTGCATGTAGCAAGTATGGGCTCGTGTCTGTGCACATACATTGACTGCCTCCGACAACTGCCGTTCCGCGGCAACAAGTGCTATTAGAGCCACATTGCATTTTCCCAGTTTGTCTGCTCTCGCTTGTTCAATAGCGTGCATGTAAGTGGCGCGACCAGCCCCGAGCGCAGCCATAACTGCCACGGCTGCCTCAGAGTTTTCAACCCCTAGCAAATAAAGCCAGGCCTGCTGATACATTTTCTTCACCCGGAGGACCTTACTCTTCAGTTTGCGGTAAGAAACCTCAACAAGCAGTCTAGATGAACAAAAATTCACGACAAGCAAGCCCTCCTGTGGACGTACTTGCTTCAGAACCCAACCCCTATTACGATGCGCCTCCGGCCATTCCTAACAATGAGTCAACGACCCCAGCAGCACGAACAAGAAACGCGTTCGTAGGTGCGCTTCATGCATTTGGTCAGGATAAAAATAGGTAACGGCTTTAATACCTTCTAAAACTTGAAAAGTTTTTGAAACTGAATATCTTTCTAGTCCAATCTACATTTCTATCGTAGCTCCGAGCTTGGCCTATTTTTTCTGCAAGGTCAGTGGAGGTTCAAACTGTGGCTATCTAGGCCTTTGCGTAACGACCTTTTTATCAATCGTTCATTTTGCAGCAACGAATTACGCCGCAGCATCTTGCGATAATACAAATCAGCATATCGGAAACGACTCTTTCATTCTGCTGAGCTTATCACTTTGTTCGTTTTGTTACTTTTGTATTCGTAATTTCCACAGCGAATATGTAGTTAGTACAGACGCTTGCAAAATATCCACCAAATAGAGTAAAATGGGACTCGTGATGCGTCTTCTCCGTGATACGCGTTACAAGTAAAAAGCCATCGCCTTGATGAGctatttttctctctagaTTGAGCTTCGTCGATGCTATATACTTGGAGATATGGCTAAGCTTCGTAAAAGCTTGCAGACGAGGTAAAAGCTTTCCGAGGTAATACACTATACGTAGTACGATCGACTGTGGATTTGTACAAGGGATTGTACACGCCTAACCATGTGACGATATAACATACTAGTATTCATAAACTTGCGGTCCAGAAACTGCATTACAATAATAGCCACCTGTGCTCTTTGGTTGCCTCCGACAACAGCCGTTCCGCGTCTCTTGTCCATTTGTGTAGTAGCGTAAGGATGCGGCCAGCACCGCCACTCCCCCCTCAGCTCTTTTTAACCCGCCAGCCAACAAATCTAGGATATtcttgcatcatcatcaccggcGAACCTTACTCCTCAGCCGAGACAAGTATCTTTAACAAGCAAGCAAATCGAGATGGAGGAAAAACCACAGCAAGGGAGCCCGCCTCCAGAAGTCCTAATGCCGAAGCCCGCATCCCCTTACGAGGCGCCATCTCCCACGCTTGACAATGAGAGAACGACCCTAGCGGCGCGAGCTAAAAGCGCAATCGTCAGCGCATTTTGCGTTTTTGGCCAGAGTAgatataggtaggtatcaCCTCTAATGTTCTCCATACTTACATTCAAGAATATTTCAACTAAATggcttctttattattagccCAATCTACGCCATTGTCATTGTCCCTCGCTCGGTCGATTATTTCTGCGAAACTAGTCAGGAATGTGTAAACTGTCGTGATTTGAGCTTTTCTGTAATGATTATTCTAGCAGCGGTTCACTTTGCGGCGGTGAATTACACGGGAGGTTTTCGCAGCAATGAGAATCAGCGACCTGGAATTCACTCCCTTCTTCTACTGGCCTTTTTGATATATGAATTCTGTTATTCTGTGTATTATTTCATAGCGGGAAATGCGTACCACTGGTACTGAGCCATGAGGCTTTTTTGCAATCAGGATCGTATTATGCCAagtctacatgtacttaATTGGTCAGTATACGGCCATTAATTATGCATAATTCTTTTTCAAATAATCCTACTAGTTAGTCATTGCGTTGTCTTGCGCTACTACGGATACAAAAGGCGCGCTTCCGCCTAAGTGGTGCCACTCTGAGCTTTAAAAGACTACATGTAGATTGGACATCACACTTTTGCATACTTTGTAGGATAACTGTACTAGTCAGGTGATTTTATGTTAATTTTATGTTAATAGATAGATACGTTagaaaaattctttttttttctctacctCTTCATTTCAAAACTGATTTTCCGAAAATGGTGGTGcgattataacttttttttataagatGCGATGCTATTCGATCGAGTCAGATCATGACCAATCACGAACCATGACAAATAACCCGAGATCTCCGAGATTTCCGATATCCAAATAAGTGGCATGGATTTAGTAGCTTCACTTACTTGGAGGACATGCGTGAATCTACTTTGACAAAGGGTAAGAAGAAATTAATGAAGGACGCGTGTGACATTTAGTTACACAAAAGTCTTATACCTTGCGCATAATGGAGCCTCGCTCACCTACTACTGGTTCATTATCTCAGAATTCTCAACAGCCTCTCCGAAAACGAAGACACCAAAAGCCCCGAGTGTTATTGTCCTGCACCACCTGCAGAAAAGATAAGTATGAGACAGCCCTTACCATAACTGAAATCTCCCTTTTTGCTCATGATGTTCAACTATTCAGGCTGAAGTGTGATCGGAGAAAGCCCTGCGCAACGTGCGTGAAACGACATCGGGAAGCATCTTGCACCTACGGCCGTGAAaggccagctccagcaaatGTGGCAGGAGGTTCGATATTTGACGATCGCCTACGTGTTGACGACCGTTTGCGTTCATTTGACGGAAGACTTCGGCATTTGGAAGATAAGATATCCACGAGAAACCCACCTTGGCCCGAACTTCGAGATGCCCAGTTGCCTTGCCCTACAACACGCCGCAGTGGCTCTGATACAATTTCATGTCGAGTAGTCTCAAATCTTTCGCCTAATTCGACCTTTCTATATGATTTATCGCGGCCGATAAATGACGATACGCTATTCACAAATACAACCCATTGGCTGGCCATCATGAATGACGCTGTCAGTTGCCTGTTATGAATAAGAATCCATTCATGcacttataaattactaactCACCACCAATAGACTGCCGAGCTCGGGAGATGTAACATCAATTTTGGGCATGGCATCGGAAATAAGCAACAAAGGAATTGCCAAGGCCCAGCGCTACTCACAGGCTTTTTCAAAGACACGATATTTATGGAGCAGCTCGGAAAATTACCACCACGAGAAGCAGCCGATACGCTTGTGTACCGTTGTCTGAATTCTGTGGAACCGTTCTTGAGTAAGACCACTTCTAATTCTTTTGGCAAACTTGGCCCATCTAATTTAGACGCTGTGAACAGTTACTATACACGCCCCAACTTTCAAACAAGAGGTACTATTTAATTAGTTATCTAAAATTTAGCTGCCTGCTATCTCTCCCTTGCTAACTATTGGCAGTATTTGGAATTCTGGCAAAATCCAGAAAGCTTTCCTCCAGCCTGGCTCTCGCTGCTTTATGGAATTTTATGCTGTAGTATTTGGATGGACCATACCACTGACTCTAATGTTGCAGGCTTGAGCCTACCCAGTGATTTTGAGTTTTATCGTATTCAGAGCGCAGCCTTCTTAGCGAAATCCGATATGGCGATTCCTGGAAAATACAAGGTTGAAGCGGCTGTTGTTTATTTGGGGATGGAATACGTGCGGACCGATAACTTGAAGACTGATGTGTCTGTTTTGCTGGGGCTAGTGTCGCGACTCGCCATTGTGAGTGGATATCATCGTGACACTCAGATCTATAACCAAATAACAACCTTCGAAGCCGAAATGCGGCGAAGAGCATGGCTCACACTTTTGGTGACAGATTGTGTTGTAGCATATGAGACCGGGCTGCCTCGAGCGGTGCCCAGTGGATTAGGAGACGCGAAACGCCCTCGCAATTTGCTGGACGAAGACTTTGATCCCTTCACTCTGGACCTGCCGCCAGCTCGAATCGCTACGGGAGCTTGTAACAGAATGGTGTATATGGAAAAGATGGATGCGATATTGTCTATGGCTGCCGATATTGCAGATTCAGCACCTGGCCTCACATCTCAGCCTGAGAAAGTTGCCAAGCTATGCGAACAATTGAATGCTATCAGAGATAGTATTCCTACGGTCCTTCGCATTGCATCAACTGGATCATCTATTACAGATGAAAAAATGGCTATTTGGAGATCCAATTTAGAGATGACATACCAGCGTACTTGCTGTGTCTTACATCGACCGTTCCTCACACAGGAACCAATGGACTACCAAACGCAGTCTTTTCGAGAGACGTGCGTTTCTGCAGCACAAAGAATACTGGAACTAGAAAACGAAATTTTCCAGGTCTATTCGCGTAAAACTTCAAATAGGCATAGGATTTGGTTCGGGGCCTCTCGTTGCGTTTCCGATGGGCTGACGGCAGCAATGGTAATATGCCTAGAGCTCGTGTATCGGAGGGAAGGAAAGGGGCCAATGAATCCTGTGGCCTCTGATCAGCTAATTCAGCTCTTGAAAAGCTTATACATGAGCTGGAAATCCGCTCCAAGAATTTCTTTTGAGTTTGACGAAGCCACCAAAATTCTTGCTGTTATGCTGCGTCGACTCGGAATTTGTAGTCAAGGTCGAAATACAGATGAAGCTGGCTCATCTAGGCAAGTGGAGTGCTGCAGCTCAGACCTAATACCTCAAGAGACTTGTCCTATACACGGcgtggaagatgaggatttAGTATCTTCACAAAACGCAATTTATGAGCTACTAAGCATTGATACGATGGAAGATATATTTGATTGGGTAAGAATTATTCTACATCCCAAGCTTTAATGATATTCAAGTTGCACAATATTGTATAAGAGAAATCAGCTGATGGGTGGAATTACAGACTCTTTGGGATCATGAGATGCATCTCCTTGATAATAGATCCTATAATTGAGTTTATAAGAAAACCAGAGAGTGAAgtaaaagaagagcaaaaaccACATATCTTATCTAGGATGGGTATATAGCAGAAGAAT contains the following coding sequences:
- a CDS encoding uncharacterized protein (EggNog:ENOG41~antiSMASH:Cluster_6.1), whose amino-acid sequence is MNDATAELGRCNINFGHGIGNKQQRNCQGPALLTGFFKDTIFMEQLGKLPPREAADTLVYRCLNSVEPFLITIHAPTFKQEYLEFWQNPESFPPAWLSLLYGILCCSIWMDHTTDSNVAGLSLPSDFEFYRIQSAAFLAKSDMAIPGKYKVEAAVVYLGMEYVRTDNLKTDVSVLLGLVSRLAIVSGYHRDTQIYNQITTFEAEMRRRAWLTLLVTDCVVAYETGLPRAVPSGLGDAKRPRNLLDEDFDPFTLDLPPARIATGACNRMVYMEKMDAILSMAADIADSAPGLTSQPEKVAKLCEQLNAIRDSIPTVLRIASTGSSITDEKMAIWRSNLEMTYQRTCCVLHRPFLTQEPMDYQTQSFRETCVSAAQRILELENEIFQVYSRKTSNRHRIWFGASRCVSDGLTAAMVICLELVYRREGKGPMNPVASDQLIQLLKSLYMSWKSAPRISFEFDEATKILAVMLRRLGICSQGRNTDEAGSSRQVECCSSDLIPQETCPIHGVEDEDLVSSQNAIYELLSIDTMEDIFDWTLWDHEMHLLDNRSYN
- a CDS encoding uncharacterized protein (TransMembrane:2 (o86-106i118-139o)~antiSMASH:Cluster_6.1), with amino-acid sequence MEEKPQQGSPPPEVLMPKPASPYEAPSPTLDNERTTLAARAKSAIVSAFCVFGQSRYSPIYAIVIVPRSVDYFCETSQECVNCRDLSFSVMIILAAVHFAAVNYTGGFRSNENQRPGIHSLLLLAFLIYEFCYSVYYFIAGNAYHWY
- a CDS encoding uncharacterized protein (EggNog:ENOG41~antiSMASH:Cluster_6.1), which gives rise to MEPRSPTTGSLSQNSQQPLRKRRHQKPRVLLSCTTCRKDKLKCDRRKPCATCVKRHREASCTYGRERPAPANVAGGSIFDDRLRVDDRLRSFDGRLRHLEDKISTRNPPWPELRDAQLPCPTTRRSGSDTISCRVVSNLSPNSTFLYDLSRPINDDTLFTNTTHWLAIMNDATAELGRCNINFGHGIGNKQQRNCQGPALLTGFFKDTIFMEQLGKLPPREAADTLVYRCLNSVEPFLITIHAPTFKQEYLEFWQNPESFPPAWLSLLYGILCCSIWMDHTTDSNVAGLSLPSDFEFYRIQSAAFLAKSDMAIPGKYKVEAAVVYLGMEYVRTDNLKTDVSVLLGLVSRLAIVSGYHRDTQIYNQITTFEAEMRRRAWLTLLVTDCVVAYETGLPRAVPSGLGDAKRPRNLLDEDFDPFTLDLPPARIATGACNRMVYMEKMDAILSMAADIADSAPGLTSQPEKVAKLCEQLNAIRDSIPTVLRIASTGSSITDEKMAIWRSNLEMTYQRTCCVLHRPFLTQEPMDYQTQSFRETCVSAAQRILELENEIFQVYSRKTSNRHRIWFGASRCVSDGLTAAMVICLELVYRREGKGPMNPVASDQLIQLLKSLYMSWKSAPRISFEFDEATKILAVMLRRLGICSQGRNTDEAGSSRQVECCSSDLIPQETCPIHGVEDEDLVSSQNAIYELLSIDTMEDIFDWTLWDHEMHLLDNRSYN
- a CDS encoding uncharacterized protein (EggNog:ENOG41~antiSMASH:Cluster_6.1) is translated as MSYSANPQYDAVAILDPRELQKRITCQAINHVIRTIGTSNNTIAFVTMSTTLTHTICEYVNGSNCLALAYIIQMSFNLIYLAAAHYSGAQDEILPGARRRDYGDIHGEYVDWWTSVLGSSANNLKYDAISSLAFDNEEEILQRRDGDPALVSRVLLAGVAGTHSPNTKQDIIINHFADGNTLLHLPIDESSTGKRGKRVPPGSGFKISYVGT